The sequence below is a genomic window from Pygocentrus nattereri isolate fPygNat1 chromosome 16, fPygNat1.pri, whole genome shotgun sequence.
GAAGTGCCCAGCCTGTcataaaatgaacacagatgAACAAATATATATTGTACTATCCACCAAATAGCTAAAATCAACACTGATACCAGAGTCCTGGCATTAAATCAGCATTACAgtgcatttgcatttttaataatCCTACTGATAAAGCACCAATATTTATTAAGGACACAGCAAACTTTCAGCCAACTAAAAAAATGGCACTTCCGTTTTCAGTCAAAAGAAGCTGAAAGGCTGAAAAAtgctgaccaaaaaaaaaagcctacaAGTGTCAAATTCAGATTTACGATCACATTTACACATCGTCACATTTACAAATAATTTGAATGGTAATGATTTAAAACACTGAAgtgatgaaaaagaaaactaatGAAAGTAAAGAAATTCATTGCTTTGGATGACGAGCCCCTCTCTGCTCTTGAGCATGCTGGGTTTTGTGGCACATACTAAAGTCTACATAttgtaataatatgtaataatatctATGTAAGTATTAGAGGAAGAGGATGATCAACAACAACATGGAAACAATCTGAGGAATCATGAACCCACCCTTCAGAATCCTGAAAACCCAAATGGAGGACAGGATATTCTGGAGGAGTATTATCCATATTTTCTTCAGCAGTAAAGAAAAACTTGACAGCACTTGCGTTATCAGAATTCCTTAAAATTCGTACTGGTTTTATAGCAAAGCTTTCATATCAGTCTGGCCCTTATAGAAAATTGGCTGCTTTTCAGTCTTATAGACTGATATCTCTTTTTCTGGTGGTTGTATATTATCTGAAGTGGCCGGTCCGTTTATAGAACTTTTAATTTCATTCAAATATCTGCAACCCTGGAAACAGCATTAGAAATCTGTGATAGTCATTGTATGCAGACAGGCATATGACCCATTCTCACAGCGAGCACAGTGATACTAATGCATGAACCTGATGCAGTGTGAAAGACTGTAGCATACCAGAGAACTGGCCTGGCCTGTATTAATATTTGATGCGATGAGAAGTTGAAACTCacatgcacgcgcacacacacacacacacacacacacacacacaagcatgcgCAGGTTATTCTTGCTGCAGGGGTGAGAGCTCTGGGCCACGACTGGACTTTCTCTCCAAACCCCCCATAAATCGCTGAGGTCCAGCAGCGCCGCACACGCACCTGGCCACTGTCAGTCACATAGATGATGACGTCAGCCTTCTCATCGAAGAGACGCTGCCGCAGGGCTGCCAGGTCAGACGTGTCATAGGTATAACCCCCATCTGACTTCACCACTGTCAGGGGGATGGACTGACCTGGAGCAAACACTATCTTCCTGCCCTCATCCAACTCCACCAGACCTGAGAGCGAGTgtgagagaggtaaagagaaagTATTGGGGGGGGGAGGGcacaagacagagaaagaccaaggaagagagtgagaggagggaAGGATCAGAATAGGGAAAAAAGATGGGGAGACAGGCAGACAAAGAGggaagcagagagacagagagacagagggcaacagagagacagggcagtgagagagagagcaaaagaaagttaaaaaaaaagaaagaaagtaggaGTGAGAGAAAACAGTGGAAGAGAGGCAAGACAGAcagagtaaaagagaaagaggaggggagGAACAGAataggggaaaaaagagaggggaaacagagagagagagtaaaagaaaaatgaagagaaagtaGTAGAGAGACAGGCAAGGAGAGTGtgaagagagaacgagagagacgAGAAAGTGCAAATGAGCATGTTGAAGCAACACTGCCCCCTGATGGTCAGAGACTGGAGCCTACATTTcaaatttcagtgtaatttcagATATTATTCTATAAAACTGTCATCATCATATTATAAACAAGCAGTATGGAACACTGCTGGGAAttacaaaaaagaaatacagaacaCTGTTGGGACTTACAAAAGCGCAGTACGGAATGCTGTTGGAAATTATGAAAAAGCAGTACGAACGCTGTTGAGTATTCCAAAAAAGGAGTACAGAACACTGTGGGGTATTATGTAAAAGCAGAACGGAATGATGTTGGGAATTATGAAAAAGCAGTATGGAATGCTGTTGAGTATTCCAAAAAAAAGTAGTGCAGAACACTGTGGGGTATTATGTAAAAGCAGAACGGAAGGATGTTGGGAATTATGAAAAAGCAGTATGGAATGCTGTTGAgtattccaaaaaaaaagtagtgCAGAACACTGTGGGGTATTATTAAAAAAGCAGTATGGAACGCTGTTGGCAATTATAAAAGAGCAGTACAGAACATTATTGGTATTATTAAAGAGAAGTATGGAATGCTGTTGGGAATTATTAAAAATCTGTACGGAACACTGTTGGGTATTATGAAAAAGCATAATGCTGTTAGAAATTGACTCTAGCATAATGacagaaaactttttttcccaCGTAAAGCATGTAGACATCTTTTAAAATTTGAGTAGAGCCCATGTAGCAGTCCAAATTTTTTTAGCAGAGGGCACCATTTGCAAGTCATGTCTGCTAGCATCATTTCTTCATAAACAGCTGGATTTTCTTTTGAGCATGCgcatgtgatgttaatacatGAACAGTCATATAAAACACTGATGgtgaaaaaagctttaaaatgattatttcagtcACTTGACTGGACACCataatttgcttgttttttacCCCTCCTCTCTGTAATGAAACTTCTTTCAATTctaacaaaatacattttacacagtgcagctttaataaaATGAGAATCATTATATAATAACATTTCAGCAATTTGAAATCTAATTATGAGGTGCCTGGAGTTTCTAGCCCCTTCAGAAAACAAGTAAAGAATTGTGTTTGAAAAGGTGTCATTTGCACAGCCCTTATTGGTACCTCAGAGTCCTTCATGTCAAGCTCACCTTTCTCCTCAAACTCCTTCACCACATCTGCCATCATGTCCATGTAGTAGGACTCCCCTCGCTCAATGATACGGATGCCCAGGCAGTCGTACACCTTCTGgaactctgagagagagagagagagaaaaagagagagagagagagagagagagagagagagagagagagagagagagagagagagagagagagagagagagagagagagagtttaattACACAAGTCACACTTCGGGGAAATCAAACTAAGCAAATGCCTCGAGttagcaaagaaaataaaaatagatttgATGTGTTCAGCAGGAAAagctacataaacacacactaattGACCTTCATTATATATGCCTCCATTCAATGGGGTGGGGTTATTAAGGAATCAAGGGTATCAGGGTATTCCCAGCAATCATATCAAGAtaaatatgaagctgaagtaaTGTTAAATATAGAGGGAAGAGGCAGATGAGGAAGACAAGggagacaaaaaaagacaagGCAGTCAGTTGCGGTGCCTGGGGGCACCTGTGCCCTTCAGAGTTCAGAAGCTAAAACTACAGTGCTGGTTGGAATAGATTCACTTCTTGGAAAGGTCTCTATTAAATATAGAGACTAAAACGGAAGGCCGAGGGAGAGGGATTAGCTGGAGAAGGTCTCAGTCTATAATTTTAAAGTGATGTGGAATTAAAGGGGGAGCTAACAAATTCAAAGTGAGGTACTGTGTGCCCAAGTTTAAATGGACAGGTCAACATTTTGAAGGTTAGAGAGGCTGCTTGTCTGTATTTGAGACAAGGCCAGCTAGCTGATCCAACAGAGCGTTCCTAAGCGTTCCTAGCTGCACTACTGTGTTTTAAATTGGCACTTGAAAGGTAAGAAGTGCACAGAATTGCAGTATTTAGCActgtaaagtcagagaacaTGTCCAAATGGCACCAACACATAGAATACTTCAAAagagtagattttttttttccaaaatttctacACTGCATAAGACTTGAGATAAGATGAAGATTGGAAATATGTTTCCTTATGCTTAAGACGTTGTTTCACATTGTCATTCATTGTAAAGAAGTACACGCAGGACAgcgtaaggcaaaatagtgccGAAAGAAAATATTTCAGGTTACTCAATACTAATCGCTACACCATTAAAGACTTCTTTATTCAGAATTAAATTTACATGGGGTCCGGAGGCAAGTCCTCGATTGAAGGTCCCGACCAGCCATGTCAGTCCTTTTCTCCCTCCCTGAGAAAATTACAGTCTGAATTACCTACTGTTTCTCACCAAACTAAGTGGAGCTCTGACCATTTCAGTCCCATTCAGATGCACATCTGTTTTTCCAGGCAGATGTCACATCACGTTACACAAATAGATTTCTGACCACTGCTTCTTGCTGTATTTGGTCTCCTAGTGCGAGTATCAGAAATATTAATGCTTTAcgaatcaaaaaacaaaaaatagatGCTTTTGAAGAGTCACTGAACCTGTAACTCAATATGCTACCTGGAAGAGCACTATCATTTAATAGCACCTACAGGTTTAGAGTATTCCTTTAGATTAGAATTTTAGAAagtttgttttgaatttttacTACAATTAATGACTAGTATCGCTCAATAAATTCTGATCACATTAAATAGCCAATAATCCACTACAAACACACTCATCCTGTTGTAAATGAATTGCCTTCCAAATGTGATGGTTTAATCACtgaggagatttttttttaaaaaacagactGACCAATAAACTAATCCAATAAACTAAactaagagtccttgggcaagacaccaaATACTACATTCTCATTACAACCTGATCCTTAATGGGTAAGAGTTTACAAAATCCTCTCAAAAGTGTCTGGAAGAAAAGAGTTTTGACTAGTTGTACTTCTTAGAACAACAAACATTATGTTAGCTACACTACATATTACTTGTAATGGCACCTACATAAACTGGTCAAGACAACTGAGTTTAATCTAGGGGCGGCCATATGgcagtgttttattattgtcaTGATAAGTAACTTCCCGTTATGCTTTGTTGTGATTATCATCTATACCTAAAGAACAcagaccaactgcatgtttctttacaaagagagcataattaggcctgtatACGTAGATTTACTGCAGCATAGaatgtaaaacactgaatcaaATGCACTGTTTTCATGGTTTTTCGAAGTAGTTTTAAATTTGGCAACACAGGGTGTCTTTGGTCTTTTCGAGGTTAAtaaattaaacaacaaaaaaaactaatagCATGATAAATGTTGTGTGTCATGAAAAAGTCTAAGTATCATGGTATATTTTTGCAATATGCCCAACCTCTACTTTAACCTACATAAACTTTTATAACAGCTTATTCTAATCCTTTGTCAGGTGATTACTTTTCTTTGTGTGGTGTCCTCACACTTTTTTgggtaaaatattaaaacaattcACTTTGTAGCTTAGTGCATGTCAAACTGACAATGTTGATATGACACAGCTTAaattttataaattataaaacGAAACTCTCTTTACATGAAGGCCACACAAAAATGCTCACTTTTGTTCAACAAGCCTGAAATGGCAAGCTGAAATGTCAGTCTGAATACCCCCCACAATTTCCATGTGGACAATCGTACACTTATTTTTGGAAACATGTAGGTAGCCAGGCCATCATGGCTGTTACTGCTGCTTAGAATAAAAACCAGGGCCCTGTGGTGTTCAGTTCATCAGGCTTCTGAGAAGCAATTTTTCATCCCTCTATAATTATTTTCTACCCTAATGCACTGAAGCTTTGTGCAAAATGGATTTGAAAGCTGGTGGTCTCTTTGGCCCAACCCCTCCTTAAAAGGGAACAATCTGCCAGCTCTGAGCACTGAGAATTGCTGATCATATAAATTTCTCACTTTCCATTTATATACCTGCTGCAGCTGAATAAACGCAGCCTCATTCAATATGCTAGTAATCAAGGAACAGGGCAGATAAATTGTCCCATGAAGTTATTAGGTGTCTGTGAATATTAGGTGTAGCATTCAGTCAAACATGGCTCAAGGCTTTGAATCAGAACAGATAACAGCGAATTCAAGCCAGCTTCCGTCATTGACTCAGCTGCAAAGCAACCCTGACCCCTAGTGGTGCTCTAAGGTAAGATCATTTACTTTAAGATCTAAATATACAATTTAGAGCCTCTCCGCATCATGGCGAGAAGGTTAGATTTACACCCCAATTTGTATGGTTTGGCCTACACATACCGTTCCTGGACACATCACAGATGAGGTTCCAGGCTTTGATGAAGTCTGGATCTTTGCTCTGCAGCCTGACCACACACTGATAGGCTCTCTTCTTAaactcctcctcatcatcaaaACGCTTCTTTGACTCCTGAGAGTGAAGATGAGAGGGAACAGTCAACGAAAAAAAGACCCAGACCAGATATTGCTCACTTGCCTCACACTATACGGAGTTCTTGACATATTCACGTTATTATGGGCTTCTATCTCATTGGTTTTCATGGATTTAACTCGGATATATATTCTAACAgtagttatttgttttttacagATCTATTTCTCATTTGTTACTCTCGTACGTTTAGCCTTAAATAAATAGTATAATCGATCCTTCCATTAAAAAGCGATAACTGAAATAAAGAGGACTTGCCTTGTAGAAAGCCTGGAGGTCTCCGATTGGTGGGGAGACGCTCAGGTAATTTGGAAACTTGTCTTGCAAGTGAGCGATCAGCATTCCAAACTGCGTTCCCCAGTCTCCCACATGGTTCAACCTGATGAAAATCCAAAAATGCTTCAGTGGAAAACAAAGAACTCAAAACAACTGAGCTACATATTTTAGCCAAGGTAACAGAAATGTAACTACCTGTGTAACAGATTTGCTGGCTATACAGAAAAAGAATATTCATTAAATCTGGAGCCTAAATGCATCCTCAAAGAGAGGCCTTCtaattaaaatttcatttaagAAAATCTGTGCACTACAGCTACTATAAACTCTCTTAACTCTTTAATAAAGAGACTAAATGAGGCTGTTTTTGCCTTATCATCTACTATTCTCCTATAATAAACTGAATTCTAAATTAATGATcacaaattttcattttaagcaAGTGGAAATATGAACAGGAACATatttctgccttcacacactTTGGTTGAAAGCTTAGTAAGCTTAATTCTGTTCTGAATGTACACCTTTGCTGACTCAGtaaatatcacagtgtaaacaacaacaacaaaaggcagcattgtgtttcttttccgaaattctgtaaagctgctttgtgacaacatccgttgtaaaaagcgctatacaaataaatttgatttgattttgacaGAAAACATCATACCACACGGAAATCTCCAATTCCACATGCAGATCCATTTTATAACAACCAATGTGGGCATGCATGTGATGCAACAAATATGGGGGCAAGTTATAATGAGTTAAAGAGGACAGAGCCAAAGTCTCTGAATGTATACTGGACAACACATCAGGtaaaacaatgttaaataatggatagttgtgtaaaaaatgtattaactaattaatttttttaaagcgTAATAAAAACTTGTAATTGATATTTTCctgtcaaaaaaaaagtcaaagttcattatttgtaaggaagatctttaaaaaaaaaagaaaaaaaaagttagaactgaaaaatgccacTTTTATAAGTATTCAGCTAATAAAGACTTTTGCTGCAATAACGGCTTTAAGTCTGTTGGGTAAGTTTCTACCAACTTTGAATACTGCTTAAGAGAGATTTTCGCCCACTCTTCCAGTCAGATTTGTTCCAGGTTTTTCAAGTTGGTGGAGAGATGCTTGTGTACTGTAATTTTCAAACAGCACCACATTTGCAAATATGAAAAATGCTTAGCTCTTGATATTGACTGGTACAGCTTCACTGCAGTCTCAGCCACTGAACTTTGTAACTCCTTCAAAGTGACTGCTAGTCTCTCTCTGGCTTCCCTCATAAGTCCCCTTCCTGCTCTGATGATGAGTTTTGAGGAACAGCCTTGTCTAGGCAGTGCCTGGGTATTATGATGCAGCTTCCATTTCCTCACAATTGATCCAGCAGCAATTACTGGGATAGCAAACACTCCATTTTCTTGTGCATGTCTAGAACTTTAATTTCCTTAGAATGCTGTCTGGTCCTAAATTTCACAGCTTTCCTTCACAGTCTGATGAATGCTGCTCAaattaaggttttttttccctcccagAAAAGAtgaactttttaaatgattcacATGCAAAGCCCAACTGTAAGCCAATCGTGTCCTTGTTAAGGCAATATCTTTCATCTGTGTATACTAGGAGTTTCTACAGCACAGGGGTTGAATACTTATACAAACAGGAATTTGCAGTTTGTCATTTCTTgcataaaaaaaatatcattttaaattaattcattttgaggctcagtcttttaaaataaaacatgacacaGCACAGAAAATCAATGTCTGTAAGTCAGACGAATCTGATGACTTAAGGGGGTTAAACACTTTTACAGGCTGTGGCGTTCGCACGTCCCCCAGGCCCCAATGATTACCATGAGAGCCAGCAGAGAGGCGGGACCCAAACCTGAGAGCAGGAAGAGGAGAACCATGAGTGAGCCCCGCCTCCCGGGCACCACCTTCTGTTCCACAGCGAGGCCACTTCATTACACCTGTGGTGATGGGGAGATAGAAGAGGAGGCTGTGCCCAGAAGTTAAGGGTTTGGGACTTGCATGCCATCCCCTACTCACTCGCGGTTCTCCTTTTCCTGCCATCCTCGCTCAGGGTTTGGGCCCTGCCTTCCTGCCAACTCTCATGGTCGTCATCGGGGCCCGGGGGACCCCACACAAGCACTATATGTATAAGCTAACTCAGGGAGCACCATTTCACAATCCACTTACCTTAGGACTTCATGACCAATGAACTCAAACAGGCGACATACACTCTCACCGATGATGGTGGATCGCAAGTGACCTACATGCATCTCTTTTGCAATGTTTGGAGAGGAAAAGTCCACTATGACCTAAAGAAAGAGGGGGAAGAGGCACATTTTACTTCAATCGTACCAGCGAATCTATGTCTGTTCTTGTGTAGCAAGAATTTTGTCTAACCTTTTGCTTCCTATCTAAAGGTGGGGGCTGCACTCCATTTACAAGCAAGTTCGTGAGAAGCTTTGACACAAACGTCTTCTTGAGATGAACATTAATAAATCCTGCAATGAatcaagcaaacaaacacacataattaataatgtactagaaggtgctgagaatccTTCAACCTTTAAGccaattaatgaattaataaatatttcctAGTGAATGACAAACCTGGTCCAGCAATTTCTGTTCTCTCAATCAATTCATTGTCAGGAATGTTTTGAACAATCTTCTCTGCAATCTCCCTAGGGTTAACCTTCAGACCCTTAGCCTTCATCATCTGGAAAAAGAAAGGCACACAATTCCTTTAATCTGCATTACAACCTTATGTGCTTGTCACACCCTAAGTTTAATTATTCGACTCATAAGCAGTGAAAAACATGACATGTTCAGAAAGCAATCCCCAGTAACAGGGTCCAGCAGCATCATTAGCTGACTAAAACATAAGCGTAAAACATCGCGACTTGCAATGTAACTTGTAGACAATCATTAAACTCTCATGGAAGTTATGACCAGGGAAAGCAGCATGTACATCAATTTCAAATTAAAACTAAACGGAAGCTGATTAACTTATTTGCTAACCATTACTgatcattttggaaaaaaaaaacattccaagGCTATTTAAGAAAgacatgaaaacatgcaaaTATTAAACCAATGCTCACAAAACATGGCCCTCTTTTCATGTTAAAGTAACGTTGAGCTGACTAGCCTTTAAAAATTAAGtactacataaatatataaaatactatatCTACACTATATAAAAAATGgttttacattacttttaaatgatatatgGCATGATGAATTGGGCTTAGTATGACCAGGAAGATTAACTAGGTCTATTTAGCATTTCAGAGGGTTATTAAATAACTGAAGGCAGTGCTAACTTCTGGAggcaaatacagaaaacagtACAGAGCAGCAAATGAGGAGAATTCATGAAGTGTGGAAAACACAAGACAATATTATCAGGACAACACAGGCAAATAAAGTCttaggttttttgtttttttttattcttattaacAGATTAAGAGTACCATAACTTCAATAGGAATCTGACTCAAAATGTCTGTTAAGCAtgcagctgtgcagcagcaaatAGAAAAATATCAATTTTGGTGGAACATCTCATATCTCTGATGCTGGTCCAGATGACTGACCTGAGCCATTGCCATAGCACTGTTGCACTGGTAATCCCCAAACTTGGCCTGCTGGTTGGGAGTGACAGCGAGCGGTGCATTCTCCAGGTCGGGGTATGCCACACTGATGGCATCCCCAAAGATCTCCTGGAGTCGCTGGTTGACGTTGGTCATGCTCTTGCTGCTGTAGCTACGTTCCTCTTGCAGGCTCTAGAAGAAAACAGGGCAATGTCACAAAACCGCATTCaaaatgatataaaacatataaaatgatataaaaaagtACAGTGTAACTTAGACATCTGCAgcatttcattttcttcatatatttttttccaggtgttactgctgttctttttttctataaCACAGCTGTCATGTATCTATCTAtagttatttattatatatttgaaaTTTCTATCTGTTGTGCTaatgtgtgaaaatgaatgacaaTTAAGCCACCATTATGGTTGTATTAGATGAGTCTCAGTCATTTGGTCCTGCATCTCAGTCTTGAGTTTTTATCTGCTCTGtgtctttgtaaaaaaaaaaaataaaaaagaatgtttAAGCAGCCGTTGCAATTTTAGCCTGGTTGGCGTTTTGCTCATCCTGTCCTAGAAGTACAACAGTGAAGATCATGGCAGACTGTATCTCTGTATCCTCCACTGTAATAATTTTCCTCCTTTGGATGCCAAATGAAtctgagctctgtgtaaaaTTAGGAGGCATCAAGAGAGGAGAATGAATCACATTAACAACAGGCCAAAGAAGAATAAACACGGGCACAagcagctgtttaaacagctgttagcattagctggctagttaacGCAGCTGGTAACAGAAACATTAGCTAAGAGAAATGCATATTTGTTGTCATAGCtcagaaaactgacaaaataaaaactacCAAGCTTTCATAAAGTTCTTATCCACTGATTCAGTGAAATCAAATATTCATATTGCCCGATGCCATCATGTGATGTGTCATCAGCActttggctgtttcatgaaactttcTTCACAAAGGTGAAAACTGCAGCTGTTGTGgttgatatgcaaatgagttgcagggtgctttacattatgcaactcaagtgcTATTTAGTTTCAaatagggctgggcgataaaacgaTAATGATCATGATATAACTGTCCTTGATAGAACATCAGGCAGTTTTCTACATACAACAAGgagttttacatattttaatcaTCTGTCATGAAGAAGTACAGTCCACATATTACCAAAGCACAAATCTTATGTTTTTACAACATCTGTTGAGATTATGAATTACAATTTAGAACAGTTTTACATCTCCATGATTTCGAGGCAAAACAACTCACATAGTCTGAACAAGTTTgaacaaatgacatgttttgattTTAGAAATGAAAATAATCGAACACATCCTTCACATAGGCAAATATGGCATGTTCCACAGATTGTTgtgcagtttctgtttatttgcttcaacatattatattatacatttattgtttaattttttcttcCAACATCTTAAATTCTGCACATACATTctaattgtacattaaatattaaGGAATGTGTTCTTtcttagaggatgtgtttataaagttattattaccttcaaaataaaaaaagagaggtGTAAACAAACCTAGCTTTTAGTGCTAAAGGTGCATGCATACAAACATAACTCTAGGAGTTGAGGCTACCAACCAGGAAGTCAGAGTAAGCTGCTCATGAAATGTTCGGACAGTGTTCAAATGTTACATGACATTTTATGGTTTGGGATGAATATGATTACAATGTCAACACTGCACAACTGGAAGTTTTCAATTTTGGGCTCTACACAGTTTTAAATTCTGAGGTAAATTTTGTATGTTAATAATTGCTTGACTCAACAGAGCCCTGATTACAACTTCACAATTGGGTTAATCTCTTGAAAATTAGAGGGGGCCGACACATGCATgttaatattctttttttttcggGATATGGGGGTCCCAAGACGATGCATGCTGTGAATCGAACATAGTTACATTTCATGCTTTTAATGTGTGATATCGGGAATGGTTTCTACAGCTCTATGTAACATAATATCCCTGACATTTCTAAAACTATTAAACACATATGCAAAAATACTCCACTGTGCAgatgtctggaaaaaaaaactggctaGCCAACCTCAGATGGTTGCTTAGCCGAGCTGTTTGAAATGGTGATGTTTCTCATTGGAATACAATAATGATGGACAAAGAGTGACAGACTGAACAACGATAGCTGACACTGAAGTTACGGATTTCTGaaattatgtattaaaaatatatggccaaaatgaataaatcaatgacTGACAGTGGCTTCCACAAAAGACGCTAAACGTGAGTTTACAGCTTTAAACTTCTATATAGTGTTTTGAATGATCATTTGTCAATACTGCTTTGAAACGGTTATACTCTTAAATACTACCCATAACGTATGACATggtttgtgtttcattttttaatttggaTACAAAATAATACACAGCGAGGCACCAACTTGAAACAAGTACTGTTTTCCTGAAGTAGATTCCTACCATCATTCTCATAACTCGCCTCATAAACAgcaacattaaaaatgcatagaAACTGGTTTGACTTGCTCATCAAGACCTCACCTTCTTCAGAATGTTGAGGCGGTACTTCAGTCTGGCGTTCTCTTCCCTGAGCTCATCCAGACCTGTGGAGGAGAGGTCCAGGTTCTGTGGGTTCTTCAGTCTCTCTATCTCAGCTGAGAGAGACTTAATCTCCCTTTCCTGTCAGGTGGGGCAAGAAATGTCATATCTGATATTAACAGCAGCAACCACTGACTACACTACGGTGCAGTACCTAAAGCTGGCCTGTTAACAGTCCTGAAATCTAATAACATTAGAATTGGAATTCAATTAGAAATTAAagtaacaaacacacaaaaaataccTTATCAATACATGGCAGGAATTATGGggcccatataatggaaaaacacatttcactCAATTTTGCTGAGTAAAAGTTTGAAGTCGTCTGTAAACTCTGTTAAATGTTAATAGTGAATGTAATTCACTcaacagtccatatatgaaagTTAAATGCACAAAAACCCATTTTGAAATCTGTTTTTGCAACATTAAAACCAACTCATTTGCACACACaaacctattcagcctacagcagttcagcctcGTTCATACTGAAGTTCTAAGGCAGGAGTGGGGAACTGGTTCTGGATTGGCGGATTCCAGctcagtttggtgatttttctGCATGGAGTGGCCAGTTACATTCTATGTTAAACTCATTGTTTACAAGCAAGGGCATTTGCAATTCTCTGT
It includes:
- the rars1 gene encoding arginine--tRNA ligase, cytoplasmic yields the protein MGDPVAEYTARLQQQEREIKSLSAEIERLKNPQNLDLSSTGLDELREENARLKYRLNILKKSLQEERSYSSKSMTNVNQRLQEIFGDAISVAYPDLENAPLAVTPNQQAKFGDYQCNSAMAMAQMMKAKGLKVNPREIAEKIVQNIPDNELIERTEIAGPGFINVHLKKTFVSKLLTNLLVNGVQPPPLDRKQKVIVDFSSPNIAKEMHVGHLRSTIIGESVCRLFEFIGHEVLRLNHVGDWGTQFGMLIAHLQDKFPNYLSVSPPIGDLQAFYKESKKRFDDEEEFKKRAYQCVVRLQSKDPDFIKAWNLICDVSRNEFQKVYDCLGIRIIERGESYYMDMMADVVKEFEEKGLVELDEGRKIVFAPGQSIPLTVVKSDGGYTYDTSDLAALRQRLFDEKADVIIYVTDSGQAGHFQLVFAAGQMIGWYDPKVTRVEHAGFGVVLGEDKKKFKTRSGDTVRLMDLLKEGLKRSMDKLKEKGRDKVLTPEELMQAQQAVAFGCIKYADLSHNRINDYIFSFDKMLDDRGNTAAYLLYAFTRIRSIARLANIEEAALRKAAETCEILLEHEKEWKLGKCILRFPEILQKMVDDLLLHTLCDYLYELATTFTEFYDSCYCVEKDRQTGEVVKVNMWRMLLCEATAVIMAKGFDLLGLNPVQRM